TTATACATGGTCGCTTTCAGCACAGTGACTTGTTATGATGATATAAAAGCGGTACTACTCGCGTATTGAGGAATCAATTAATACGCATGCTACTTTACAATATAATTAGCCCATTTATGTATCAAATAACTCTCTGATGATAACAAGGACTTGCCCATCATGAAACGCTTTAAAGAGAAAACAGTCGTCGTAACAGGTGCCGACTCACATATCGGTCGTGCAACTGCCATTCGTTTTGCGAATGAAGGTGCTAATGTCATACTCGTCGGACGCTCGACCGATACATTAAATCAAATCACTGAAGGGTTTCCACAAGACCGTACATGGATTCATACCGACAACTTTTTAACCATTGCTTGTGACATTGGTGTTGAGAGCCAAGTACAAGAGATGATAAAAAGAGTCATCGATAAGTTTGAATCAATCGATATATTGGTGAATAACGCAGCACAAACAACGCAAGGCAGAAATAGTGGGTTATCTACTGAACAGAAGAGTCCGGCTGTTGATGACTATTTAAGTGAAACCTTGTATGTCTGTCAGACGGCCATGCCTTACTTAATACAGAGTAAAGGTAGTATCATTAACGTTCCTTCATTTGCAGCTTGTAGTAGCGATCAGAGTGCAGCGACTTATGATGCTGCCACCTCAGGTATTACTGATTTGACCCGTACGTTGGCTTCGGCACACAGCGCAGACGGCGTGCGCGTTAATGCAGTAAATCCAAGCGTCACTCAGTCTGATATATCAGATGCGATTCAAAACACCGATATTCAAAATACTGATATAACAGATCTTCAAGCAAATATAGATGAATCATCAGATAATAGTCCATTAGGACGCTGTGCCACACCAAACGATATTGCCGCGGTGATTACTTTCTTAGCAAGCGATGATGCTGCCATGATTACTGGTACCAATTTGCCCGTCGATGGCGGTGTAAGCACTTCTAACCGTCAGTTACCTTTATAAGAAGTTTAGGTGTAATGGACATTTTTCATGCTGGCGTAGGGTCTAACGCTATATACTGTCTATATTTGCAAGGAATCAACGCCATGAATCAAAAAACTGCCCTTTTTGTCGTGATAAACACATCAAAAAGAATGGACGCAAGCTAGGCAAACAACAGTATCAATGTCTGGCTTGCAGACGGCAGTTTTTAGGTGGTAAAAGA
The window above is part of the Psychrobacter cryohalolentis K5 genome. Proteins encoded here:
- a CDS encoding SDR family NAD(P)-dependent oxidoreductase — protein: MKRFKEKTVVVTGADSHIGRATAIRFANEGANVILVGRSTDTLNQITEGFPQDRTWIHTDNFLTIACDIGVESQVQEMIKRVIDKFESIDILVNNAAQTTQGRNSGLSTEQKSPAVDDYLSETLYVCQTAMPYLIQSKGSIINVPSFAACSSDQSAATYDAATSGITDLTRTLASAHSADGVRVNAVNPSVTQSDISDAIQNTDIQNTDITDLQANIDESSDNSPLGRCATPNDIAAVITFLASDDAAMITGTNLPVDGGVSTSNRQLPL